One stretch of Bacillus spongiae DNA includes these proteins:
- a CDS encoding methylglyoxal synthase, which yields MNIALIAHDNKKDDLIEFVTAYTHVFQQHQLFATGTTGLKIMKATNLPVHRFKSGPLGGDQEIGSMIAKNEMDLVLFFRDPLTAQPHEPDVSALLRLCDVYSVPLGTNMGTAELLIKSLERGDLKWRNVIKEKEDDNNE from the coding sequence ATGAACATTGCATTAATTGCGCATGACAATAAGAAAGACGATTTAATTGAATTTGTTACAGCCTATACTCATGTGTTTCAGCAGCATCAACTGTTTGCAACTGGAACAACAGGTTTAAAAATCATGAAAGCAACAAACTTACCTGTACATCGTTTTAAGTCTGGTCCATTAGGAGGCGATCAAGAAATAGGTTCAATGATTGCGAAGAATGAAATGGACTTAGTATTATTTTTTAGAGATCCTTTAACTGCGCAACCACACGAACCTGACGTGTCTGCACTTCTTCGTTTATGTGACGTTTACTCTGTCCCTCTTGGTACTAATATGGGAACGGCTGAATTGCTTATAAAAAGTCTAGAAAGAGGAGATTTAAAATGGAGGAATGTAATAAAGGAGAAAGAAGATGACAACAATGAATAA
- the bshB1 gene encoding bacillithiol biosynthesis deacetylase BshB1, with the protein MNKVDILAIGAHADDVEIGMGGTLAKMAAKGKNIVICDLTQADLSSNGSIALRKDEANRAGNILGINRRVTLDLPDRGLYMNEVNIQKIVDVIRKFKPQLVFAPYSIDRHPDHGNASKLIREAVFSSGIHKYKSKESLEAHRPKALYYYMINGFHKPDFMVTIDDYMETKIRSLEAYQSQFTKGDKGIETPLTNGYIEVIQARERLFGKEVNAVYAEGFKTETPIVLERDFLGEEE; encoded by the coding sequence ATGAATAAAGTCGATATATTAGCTATTGGAGCTCATGCAGACGATGTGGAAATTGGAATGGGTGGTACGCTTGCAAAAATGGCTGCCAAAGGAAAAAATATCGTCATTTGTGATCTCACTCAAGCTGATTTATCTTCAAACGGATCGATTGCTTTACGTAAAGATGAGGCCAATAGGGCGGGTAACATTTTAGGGATTAATAGACGAGTGACTTTAGATTTGCCTGATCGTGGGCTATATATGAATGAGGTCAATATCCAAAAAATTGTTGATGTTATCAGAAAATTTAAGCCCCAACTTGTGTTTGCTCCGTATAGCATAGACCGCCATCCGGATCACGGTAATGCTTCTAAGTTAATCCGAGAAGCTGTGTTCTCTTCTGGCATACATAAGTATAAATCGAAAGAATCACTGGAGGCTCATCGTCCAAAAGCGCTTTATTATTATATGATTAACGGCTTTCATAAACCTGATTTTATGGTGACAATTGATGATTATATGGAGACGAAAATACGTTCGCTTGAGGCCTATCAAAGTCAATTTACAAAAGGGGATAAAGGGATTGAAACACCTTTAACGAACGGTTACATAGAGGTTATCCAAGCAAGAGAACGACTATTCGGTAAAGAAGTGAATGCCGTCTATGCTGAAGGATTTAAAACTGAAACGCCGATTGTACTTGAGAGAGACTTTTTAGGAGAGGAAGAATGA
- the bshA gene encoding N-acetyl-alpha-D-glucosaminyl L-malate synthase BshA, with protein MKKLKIGITCYPSVGGSGVVATELGKLLAEKGHEIHFITSAMPFRLNKVYRNVYFHQVEINAYSVFQYPPYDIALANKMSEVIKRENLDILHVHYAVPHAVCAILGKQMADSNIKIVTTLHGTDITVLGYDHSLKNSIRFGIEKSDYVTAVSNSLVQQTYDLIQPKKEIHTVYNFIDERVYQKVDVHHLREEYGISVDEKVLIHVSNFRKVKRVQDVVKVFHKVSKSIKSKLLLVGDGPEISVICQLVQELGLNDSVLFLGKQEKVETLYSMSDLLLLLSEKESFGLVALEAMACGVPCIGTDIGGIPEVIEDGENGFICTLGDIDEMSRKASYILGNRDVLKRMSENALSSVNRRFHSEKIVNQYESIYRDLME; from the coding sequence ATGAAAAAGTTAAAGATAGGAATTACTTGTTATCCAAGTGTCGGGGGATCTGGTGTGGTAGCAACAGAGCTTGGAAAGTTACTTGCAGAAAAGGGACATGAAATTCATTTTATTACTTCGGCGATGCCATTTCGATTAAACAAAGTGTATCGAAATGTATATTTTCATCAAGTTGAAATTAATGCTTATTCCGTTTTTCAGTATCCCCCTTATGATATTGCTTTGGCCAATAAAATGTCTGAAGTAATTAAAAGAGAAAATTTAGATATACTACATGTTCACTATGCTGTACCCCACGCCGTCTGTGCGATATTAGGAAAGCAGATGGCTGATTCAAATATTAAAATCGTTACTACTCTCCACGGTACTGATATTACTGTATTAGGATATGATCACTCTTTAAAGAATAGTATCCGCTTTGGAATTGAGAAATCTGATTATGTTACTGCAGTATCCAACTCATTAGTACAACAGACTTACGATTTAATTCAACCAAAAAAGGAAATTCATACCGTTTATAATTTTATTGATGAGAGGGTCTATCAAAAGGTTGATGTTCATCATTTAAGAGAAGAATATGGCATTTCCGTAGATGAAAAAGTTCTAATTCATGTATCTAATTTTCGTAAAGTGAAACGAGTGCAAGATGTTGTGAAAGTATTCCACAAAGTATCTAAATCCATTAAGAGTAAATTACTACTTGTTGGAGATGGGCCGGAAATAAGTGTGATATGTCAGTTAGTCCAAGAACTTGGGCTAAATGATTCTGTGCTATTTCTTGGTAAGCAAGAAAAGGTAGAGACGCTCTATTCCATGAGTGATTTACTTCTCCTACTTTCTGAAAAGGAAAGCTTTGGATTAGTTGCCCTTGAAGCAATGGCTTGTGGGGTACCTTGTATTGGGACGGATATAGGGGGCATTCCGGAAGTTATTGAAGATGGTGAAAATGGGTTTATTTGCACTTTAGGTGATATCGATGAAATGAGTAGAAAGGCTAGCTATATACTCGGTAATCGAGACGTGCTCAAAAGAATGTCTGAAAACGCGTTAAGTTCTGTGAATCGGCGTTTTCATTCAGAGAAAATCGTAAACCAATATGAATCGATTTATCGAGATTTAATGGAATAA
- a CDS encoding CCA tRNA nucleotidyltransferase: MSLPHPFSKAVPVLHRMKAAGFEAYFVGGSVRDYLLKRDIHDVDIATSALPIETKEIFENTIDIGIDHGTILVKFQGEAYEITTFRSEAEYNDFRRPDQVQFIRSLREDLQRRDFTMNSIAMNENGDLIDPFHGQKALMKRQVQTVGNAEDRFQEDALRMMRAVRFVSQLCFELAPSTKMALQEHASLLKHIAVERIYAEMCKLINGKNKVHALEIMVDTGLFRYLPGMEDKKKTLIKLIDYLPYIHGEMQFWLLFLSLCPSMNSKMFLTSWRMPNKKINFLLKAQSSLAERHQKDWNNYTIYRAGIETMLEVEMVYAALHKIPNQVHELTRRYENLPIKDRQELSVNGSDLLTWSGRAGGPWVKELLADIEKNVVEEKIVNEQLAIRKWIQQCNRL, from the coding sequence ATGTCTTTACCACATCCTTTTTCAAAGGCTGTTCCGGTCCTACATAGAATGAAAGCTGCTGGCTTTGAGGCTTATTTTGTCGGTGGTTCTGTTCGTGATTATTTATTAAAAAGAGATATCCACGATGTAGACATAGCGACTTCCGCTTTACCGATAGAAACAAAAGAAATCTTTGAAAATACAATTGACATTGGAATAGACCATGGAACGATTTTAGTAAAATTCCAAGGGGAAGCCTATGAAATAACAACTTTTCGCTCAGAAGCAGAATACAATGATTTCAGAAGACCAGATCAAGTCCAGTTTATTCGTTCGTTAAGAGAGGATTTGCAACGAAGAGATTTTACGATGAATAGTATCGCAATGAATGAGAATGGAGATCTGATTGACCCTTTCCATGGTCAAAAAGCATTAATGAAAAGACAGGTTCAAACAGTAGGGAATGCCGAGGATCGATTTCAGGAAGATGCGCTTAGAATGATGAGAGCGGTTAGGTTTGTTAGTCAGTTGTGTTTTGAATTAGCTCCATCGACTAAAATGGCCCTACAAGAGCATGCTTCTTTATTAAAACATATTGCTGTTGAGAGGATATACGCTGAAATGTGCAAGCTAATAAATGGCAAAAATAAAGTGCATGCTCTAGAAATAATGGTTGATACAGGACTTTTTCGCTACCTTCCTGGGATGGAAGATAAGAAAAAAACACTGATAAAATTAATCGATTATTTACCCTACATTCATGGTGAAATGCAATTCTGGTTATTATTTCTTTCCTTGTGCCCGAGTATGAATAGCAAGATGTTCCTAACTAGCTGGAGAATGCCGAACAAGAAAATCAATTTTTTACTCAAAGCGCAATCTAGTTTAGCAGAAAGGCACCAAAAGGATTGGAATAACTACACTATTTACCGAGCTGGTATTGAAACGATGTTAGAAGTGGAAATGGTATATGCAGCACTACATAAAATTCCGAATCAAGTTCATGAATTGACTAGAAGGTACGAAAATTTACCTATAAAAGATCGCCAAGAATTGTCGGTAAATGGTTCAGATTTACTTACTTGGAGTGGCAGGGCAGGCGGACCATGGGTAAAAGAACTGCTAGCAGATATTGAAAAGAATGTGGTGGAAGAAAAAATCGTCAATGAGCAATTGGCTATAAGGAAGTGGATCCAACAATGCAATCGCCTATAA
- a CDS encoding biotin--[acetyl-CoA-carboxylase] ligase, which produces MQSPIRKKILEAFAKGEGKFLSGQELANQTGCSRTAVWKHIEELRKEGYQLEAVRKKGYRIIQTPDKVSESELLIGLETSMLGRNIHYQQSVDSTQKIAHILAQEAVPEGTIVIAEEQTSGRGRMTRKWHSPKYTGVWMSIILRPDLPPHKAPQFTLISAVAVAQAIGEIAEVDAEIKWPNDLLIKGKKVTGILTELVAEADKINSVIIGIGINVNLKKEDIPNDLENIATSISLESGQTISRAMLVQRILLKLEKYYKVYIDEGFYPIKLLWESYAVSLGQDIIARTINETIYGKALGITDEGILLVKEEDGKIREIYSADIQIQS; this is translated from the coding sequence ATGCAATCGCCTATAAGAAAGAAAATATTAGAAGCTTTTGCCAAAGGTGAAGGGAAATTTTTATCAGGCCAAGAACTTGCTAATCAAACGGGCTGCTCTAGGACTGCTGTTTGGAAGCATATAGAGGAATTGCGTAAAGAAGGATATCAATTAGAAGCAGTTAGAAAGAAGGGGTATAGAATCATTCAAACTCCTGATAAAGTTTCAGAAAGTGAATTACTGATAGGACTTGAAACGTCTATGTTAGGTCGAAATATTCATTATCAACAATCGGTTGATTCTACTCAAAAAATTGCTCATATTTTAGCCCAAGAGGCTGTTCCAGAAGGAACAATCGTTATTGCTGAAGAACAAACATCTGGAAGAGGAAGAATGACAAGAAAATGGCATTCTCCAAAATATACAGGTGTTTGGATGAGCATTATTTTAAGACCCGATTTACCTCCACATAAGGCACCGCAGTTTACGTTGATTTCCGCTGTTGCAGTTGCTCAGGCGATTGGAGAGATTGCAGAAGTAGATGCTGAAATAAAGTGGCCAAATGATTTATTAATTAAGGGAAAGAAAGTGACGGGTATTTTGACAGAGCTTGTCGCAGAAGCGGATAAAATTAATTCTGTTATTATTGGAATTGGAATTAATGTGAATCTGAAAAAAGAAGATATTCCAAATGATCTCGAAAACATAGCCACATCCATTAGCCTTGAATCAGGTCAAACGATTTCAAGGGCTATGCTTGTACAACGGATACTGTTGAAATTGGAGAAATATTACAAAGTCTATATTGATGAAGGTTTTTATCCAATTAAGCTTTTGTGGGAAAGTTACGCAGTATCCCTTGGGCAAGACATTATTGCCCGTACAATAAATGAAACAATATACGGAAAAGCGTTAGGAATTACGGATGAGGGAATATTATTAGTCAAAGAAGAGGATGGGAAAATTCGCGAAATCTACTCTGCTGATATTCAAATTCAATCTTAG
- the panB gene encoding 3-methyl-2-oxobutanoate hydroxymethyltransferase, with product MKQTTSFLKMKENEEKISMVTAYDYPSAKLAEKAGVDLILVGDSVGMVVLGYDSTVPVTLEDMIHHSKAVKRGAPNTFTVTDMPFMTYHLSREKTLLAAQKLIQQGQAEAVKVEGAGKVVDMIQALTEAGIPVMAHLGLTPQSVGVLGGYKVQGKTADTAKRLMEDAKRCQEAGAFALVLECVPHQLAKRVSEELSIPTIGIGAGSVVDGQVLVYHDMVTYGVDRIPKFVKKYGDVNEIILSSLEQFVHEVKSNEFPEEQHSFTMKEDELTALYGGERE from the coding sequence ATGAAACAAACAACAAGTTTTTTGAAAATGAAGGAAAATGAAGAAAAAATCTCCATGGTTACAGCCTATGATTATCCATCAGCTAAGTTAGCTGAGAAAGCGGGAGTTGATCTCATTTTAGTCGGAGATTCAGTAGGAATGGTAGTGCTAGGCTATGATTCTACAGTACCTGTAACATTGGAGGATATGATTCACCATTCAAAAGCAGTAAAAAGGGGTGCGCCTAATACATTTACTGTTACTGATATGCCTTTTATGACTTACCATCTTTCTCGTGAGAAGACACTACTTGCTGCACAGAAACTTATTCAACAAGGACAAGCTGAAGCGGTTAAAGTGGAAGGTGCTGGTAAAGTGGTAGACATGATTCAAGCGCTAACAGAAGCTGGAATTCCTGTCATGGCACATTTAGGTTTAACCCCCCAATCGGTAGGTGTCCTAGGAGGTTATAAAGTTCAAGGCAAGACAGCAGATACAGCGAAAAGGCTGATGGAAGATGCGAAGCGTTGCCAAGAAGCTGGTGCGTTCGCCTTAGTACTAGAGTGTGTTCCCCATCAGTTAGCGAAGAGAGTATCAGAAGAACTATCTATTCCTACCATCGGTATCGGTGCAGGATCTGTTGTAGATGGGCAAGTACTTGTATACCATGATATGGTCACCTATGGTGTGGACCGTATACCGAAATTTGTTAAAAAATACGGGGATGTTAATGAAATTATATTAAGTAGCCTCGAACAATTTGTTCATGAAGTAAAGAGTAATGAATTTCCTGAAGAACAGCATTCCTTTACGATGAAAGAGGATGAATTAACAGCATTATACGGTGGAGAGAGAGAATGA
- the panC gene encoding pantoate--beta-alanine ligase — protein sequence MKKLETIEQLKKSIIELKHENKSIGFVPTMGFLHEGHLSLIKKARENHDIVVLSIFVNPLQFGPNEDFERYPRDIHRDEQLALESGVDVLFAPTLKEMYPHSPSIKMKAISRVDVLCGKKREGHFDGVVTVLTKLFHLVQPDAAYFGQKDAQQVAVVEALVKDLNFPLQIISVPTVREENGLAKSSRNVYLTNSEKQEAPQLYRSLQYGVQAIENGERDPFAIVQMISTYLNEHTSGEVDYIEVYSYPSLEAVNVLQGNIIIAIAVQFQSARLIDNIIIEI from the coding sequence ATGAAGAAGTTAGAAACAATTGAACAGCTAAAAAAGAGTATAATTGAATTGAAACATGAAAATAAATCAATCGGTTTTGTTCCAACGATGGGTTTCCTCCATGAAGGACACCTATCTTTAATAAAAAAGGCACGTGAAAACCACGATATAGTCGTATTGAGTATTTTTGTAAATCCGCTACAATTTGGTCCAAACGAAGATTTTGAACGTTACCCTAGAGATATCCATAGAGATGAGCAACTGGCACTTGAAAGTGGAGTAGATGTATTATTTGCTCCCACATTGAAGGAGATGTATCCACACTCTCCTTCAATTAAAATGAAAGCCATATCTAGGGTAGATGTCTTATGTGGTAAAAAGCGAGAAGGGCATTTTGATGGTGTCGTAACGGTCTTGACGAAGTTGTTTCATTTAGTTCAACCTGATGCAGCCTACTTTGGTCAAAAAGATGCGCAGCAAGTTGCAGTAGTCGAAGCTTTAGTCAAGGATTTAAACTTCCCATTACAAATTATCTCAGTACCTACTGTACGGGAGGAGAATGGGCTTGCAAAAAGTTCAAGGAATGTTTATTTGACTAATAGTGAAAAGCAAGAGGCTCCACAATTATATCGCAGCCTGCAATATGGGGTCCAAGCAATAGAAAATGGTGAGCGAGACCCATTTGCTATTGTGCAAATGATTTCAACTTATTTAAATGAACATACAAGCGGTGAAGTAGATTATATTGAGGTCTATTCATACCCGAGCCTTGAAGCTGTAAATGTATTACAAGGGAATATTATTATTGCTATAGCAGTACAGTTTCAATCTGCTCGTTTAATCGATAATATTATAATTGAAATTTGA
- the panD gene encoding aspartate 1-decarboxylase: MFKTMMNGKIHRATVTEANLNYVGSITIDQDILDAVGMVANEKVQIVNNNNGARLETYIIAGERGSGVVCLNGAAARLVQVGDIVIIISYALVPEDKVATHKPKVAVMDEKNHIKEMINTEPEATVIL; encoded by the coding sequence ATGTTTAAAACGATGATGAACGGAAAAATTCATCGAGCAACGGTTACGGAAGCCAACTTAAATTACGTTGGAAGTATTACCATTGACCAAGATATTTTGGATGCTGTTGGTATGGTTGCAAATGAAAAGGTTCAAATTGTGAATAATAACAATGGAGCCAGACTTGAAACTTATATTATTGCTGGTGAAAGAGGAAGTGGCGTCGTTTGTTTAAATGGTGCAGCAGCACGTCTAGTACAAGTAGGAGATATTGTAATTATCATTTCTTATGCACTCGTACCAGAAGATAAGGTAGCTACCCACAAGCCAAAAGTTGCTGTCATGGATGAAAAGAATCACATAAAGGAAATGATTAACACTGAACCAGAAGCAACTGTCATACTATAA
- the dinG gene encoding ATP-dependent DNA helicase DinG: MNLQRMVVMDLETTGNAPKKGDKIIQLSAVIIENGKIVDQFTSFLNPQQPIPVFIEELTGINHSIVKGAPLFKDIAPKIEKLVEGAIFVAHNVQFDLTFLQSELMESEVNPFSGPTIDTVELAKIILPTADSYKLSDLSEQFSFQHDRPHQADSDAMVTAELLLMFMDKIQKLPLMTLKKLSELAKDLRSDLDLLFDYFVQQKEKYVEELPVSLESYRGLVIGKNEQSSKVEAKECIHYPYTEKKKLQTLKQMDTFEKRTSQLEMMDNIYDSFKNGQHCMIEAGTGIGKSIAYLLPAAYHSYQSNKTVVVSTHTIQLQGQLLEKEIPTLKKLLPFSIMVSLLKGKSHYLNLYKFEQLLKEEDKQYDTVMTKMQILVWLLDTEAGDVDELNLSSGGKLFWNRLKHDGDLISNHKNPWIEWDFYTRAKRQASAANIVITNHSMLLTDVKTGGTTLPEYDYLIIDEAHHLEGVARRYLGRSLDFLSARFLMGQLGTLEQKQLFYKLDQLIHRHALSIPYHPFEVDSLIGNSFEELYEFFQLLGEVLRPMKMTHASHKKKISFHNSSGQKWKKPLLYSAERVYSSVREVEESLRKVVEHVMKYYPTLTHREKVFLQECHLFIKEWEELSTSLNQMILQEEEEEVVWLEGDIRSIPNSLELTTQPISVGKLLEELLYKRKQSIILTSATLTVEGSFSYFQDAIGLKNNVTSFQFLSPFAFKEKSKLLVPTDIPDIQSVSLEEYSEAIASHLIPIAEATKGRMLILFTSYEMLKMTYDLMKESGLLEDYILMAQGITGGSRQRLTKNFQRFEKAILFGTNSFWEGVDIPGDDLSCLVLVRLPFSSPEEPINKVKSQKLQQLGKNPFYSYSLPEAVIRFKQGVGRLLRRSSDRGVIIVFDRRIHTTRYGNAFLKSIPDIPVRQEPLEGMIDVIENWL, encoded by the coding sequence ATGAACTTGCAGCGAATGGTAGTAATGGATTTAGAAACGACGGGCAATGCCCCAAAAAAAGGTGATAAAATTATTCAATTATCTGCCGTAATCATCGAAAATGGAAAGATAGTGGATCAATTTACGTCATTTCTTAATCCTCAACAACCCATCCCTGTTTTTATCGAAGAACTTACGGGGATCAACCATTCTATAGTGAAAGGTGCCCCTCTTTTTAAAGATATTGCACCAAAGATAGAGAAACTAGTAGAAGGAGCCATTTTTGTTGCCCACAATGTACAGTTTGACTTAACGTTTCTTCAGTCAGAACTTATGGAATCAGAAGTTAATCCGTTTTCGGGTCCGACGATAGATACGGTAGAGTTAGCGAAAATTATATTACCAACAGCAGATAGCTATAAACTTTCAGATTTATCCGAGCAATTCTCCTTTCAGCATGATCGTCCTCATCAGGCTGATAGTGATGCAATGGTTACAGCTGAATTATTATTAATGTTTATGGACAAAATTCAAAAACTTCCTTTAATGACATTAAAAAAGTTATCTGAACTAGCAAAGGATTTAAGAAGCGATCTCGACCTTTTATTCGATTATTTTGTTCAGCAAAAAGAAAAATATGTTGAAGAATTGCCTGTTTCGCTTGAGTCTTATAGAGGGTTAGTTATAGGGAAGAATGAACAATCATCTAAAGTAGAAGCGAAGGAATGCATTCACTATCCATACACAGAGAAGAAAAAGCTCCAAACGCTGAAGCAAATGGATACGTTTGAAAAAAGAACAAGCCAATTGGAAATGATGGACAATATATATGATAGTTTTAAAAATGGTCAGCATTGTATGATTGAAGCTGGAACAGGCATAGGAAAATCCATTGCCTATTTACTCCCCGCAGCCTACCACTCCTATCAATCAAATAAAACCGTGGTAGTTAGTACTCATACAATTCAACTGCAAGGACAGTTATTAGAAAAAGAAATTCCCACTCTCAAAAAGCTGCTGCCATTTTCGATAATGGTTAGTTTATTAAAGGGAAAAAGTCATTATTTAAACTTGTATAAATTTGAGCAGTTATTAAAAGAAGAAGATAAGCAATACGATACGGTTATGACAAAAATGCAAATCTTAGTTTGGCTGTTGGATACTGAAGCAGGAGATGTTGATGAACTAAATTTATCAAGTGGTGGGAAATTATTTTGGAACAGGCTGAAGCATGATGGCGATTTGATATCAAATCATAAAAATCCGTGGATTGAGTGGGATTTTTACACTCGTGCTAAGAGACAAGCGTCTGCTGCTAATATTGTCATTACAAATCATAGTATGCTCCTTACAGATGTTAAAACAGGAGGGACCACTTTACCAGAATATGATTACCTTATCATTGATGAAGCACACCACCTAGAAGGGGTTGCAAGAAGGTATTTAGGGAGGTCGCTGGACTTTCTGTCAGCCCGTTTCTTAATGGGGCAGTTAGGAACGTTAGAACAAAAACAGCTTTTTTATAAACTTGATCAATTAATTCATCGACATGCGCTATCAATTCCTTATCATCCTTTTGAAGTGGATTCACTCATTGGAAATTCATTTGAAGAACTATATGAGTTTTTTCAATTGCTAGGCGAAGTGCTTCGTCCGATGAAAATGACCCATGCTTCACATAAAAAGAAAATTTCATTCCATAATTCTAGTGGTCAAAAATGGAAGAAACCCCTTCTATATTCAGCTGAAAGAGTTTATAGCAGTGTAAGGGAGGTTGAAGAAAGTTTAAGAAAAGTTGTTGAGCACGTAATGAAGTATTATCCTACCTTGACTCACCGAGAAAAAGTATTCTTGCAAGAATGTCATTTGTTCATAAAGGAATGGGAGGAGCTTTCTACCTCTCTAAATCAAATGATTTTACAAGAGGAAGAGGAAGAGGTTGTATGGCTTGAAGGAGATATTCGTTCGATACCGAATAGCCTTGAATTAACAACCCAACCCATTTCAGTAGGAAAGCTATTAGAAGAACTCTTATACAAGCGTAAACAAAGCATTATTTTGACTTCAGCAACCTTAACTGTGGAGGGATCTTTTTCATATTTTCAAGATGCAATCGGGTTGAAGAATAATGTTACTTCGTTTCAATTTCTATCTCCATTTGCGTTCAAAGAGAAGTCAAAATTATTGGTTCCTACAGATATTCCAGATATACAATCCGTCTCGTTAGAAGAATATTCAGAAGCGATTGCCAGTCACTTAATTCCAATTGCGGAAGCGACAAAAGGAAGGATGTTAATTTTATTTACCTCCTATGAAATGCTCAAAATGACCTATGATTTAATGAAAGAGAGTGGTTTATTAGAGGATTACATATTGATGGCTCAAGGGATTACAGGAGGAAGCAGGCAAAGGTTAACGAAAAACTTCCAACGATTTGAAAAGGCAATTCTTTTTGGGACAAATAGCTTCTGGGAAGGTGTCGACATACCTGGAGATGATTTATCATGTTTAGTTTTGGTTAGGCTACCGTTTTCTTCTCCAGAAGAACCCATTAATAAAGTGAAGAGTCAAAAATTACAGCAGCTAGGAAAAAATCCTTTTTACTCGTATTCATTACCTGAAGCCGTAATCAGATTTAAGCAAGGTGTAGGGAGGTTGTTGCGGAGAAGTTCAGATAGGGGAGTTATTATTGTATTTGACCGTCGAATTCATACGACTCGTTATGGTAATGCCTTTTTAAAGTCTATTCCTGATATACCTGTACGACAAGAGCCTCTCGAAGGTATGATAGATGTTATTGAGAATTGGTTATAG
- a CDS encoding YpmA family protein: MESKIEMISTVKIQHSPDLYKVVDVLNRTLKERDLMFGLALDQKDQDKAIFTIYRT, from the coding sequence ATGGAAAGTAAAATTGAAATGATTTCAACTGTTAAAATTCAACATTCCCCTGATTTATATAAAGTTGTCGATGTATTAAATCGAACATTAAAGGAGAGAGACTTAATGTTTGGGTTGGCGTTGGATCAAAAAGACCAAGATAAGGCGATATTTACAATTTATCGTACATAG
- a CDS encoding DUF5590 domain-containing protein, protein MKKRMIGLLFFVISLLGVMIMLYINAREPFEKAKDYAIQSALEKTEIDTVLETYIYHGTQSYISVVGENKQNEKLIAFVPEDKNKEIIIQNWANGTTEKEAYNILANDKNVKELLSIGLGLEKGRPIWELAYLDEEDDLNYYYIYFETGEWSRTIENI, encoded by the coding sequence ATGAAAAAACGAATGATTGGTTTATTATTTTTTGTTATTTCCTTATTGGGTGTCATGATCATGCTTTATATAAATGCTCGTGAACCCTTTGAAAAAGCAAAAGACTATGCAATTCAATCTGCATTAGAAAAAACAGAAATAGACACTGTATTAGAGACCTACATCTACCATGGAACACAAAGCTATATTTCTGTGGTGGGAGAAAACAAACAAAATGAAAAGCTTATTGCGTTTGTTCCAGAGGATAAAAATAAAGAAATTATTATTCAAAATTGGGCAAATGGTACTACGGAAAAAGAGGCCTATAATATACTGGCCAATGACAAGAATGTAAAGGAACTTCTTTCAATTGGGCTCGGTTTAGAAAAAGGTCGACCTATTTGGGAACTTGCTTATCTCGATGAAGAAGATGATTTGAATTATTATTATATATATTTCGAAACTGGTGAATGGTCGAGAACAATTGAAAATATTTAA